One Corynebacterium uterequi DNA segment encodes these proteins:
- a CDS encoding permease, giving the protein MTETSSPVSVHEHDHAHHVTEQQRRQGLARTLPTWFIALAAVSAALLIYTQVVPTNWVGSVSNPFIKLPSDVEAWAAITIAVIIQAFPFLVLGVVVSAAISTFASGAFLQRIMPRDSFLAVPTASVSAVALPGCECASVPVSRSLMRSGLSPAASLAFLLAAPSLNPVVIVSTAVAFNAMIEMAWARFFASLLAVILAGWAWIILGDNRLMKDRLGEQTQEDIDHHRAEMQGRTAAQKWATFQAAALHDLTQAGSFLVLGAMVAGLVKVVIPAQWFLTLARQPALVILVMALFAILLSLCSEADAFVAASFTAVSPTAQLVFLVVGPVVDIKLIAMQGGSFGWAFTRRFVPIVLVCAILSASLVGMIIFGRF; this is encoded by the coding sequence GTGACCGAGACTTCTTCCCCCGTCAGCGTGCACGAGCACGACCACGCCCACCACGTCACCGAACAACAACGACGCCAGGGCCTCGCCCGCACGCTCCCCACCTGGTTCATCGCCCTCGCAGCGGTGAGCGCCGCGCTGCTCATCTACACCCAGGTGGTTCCCACGAACTGGGTCGGCAGCGTCTCCAACCCCTTCATTAAGCTGCCCAGCGACGTCGAAGCCTGGGCCGCGATCACCATCGCCGTCATCATCCAGGCGTTCCCGTTCCTGGTCCTCGGCGTGGTGGTGTCCGCCGCGATCTCCACCTTCGCATCCGGCGCCTTCCTCCAGCGCATCATGCCTCGAGACTCCTTCCTCGCCGTGCCCACCGCCAGCGTCTCCGCCGTCGCCCTACCCGGCTGCGAATGCGCCTCCGTGCCCGTGTCTCGATCGCTCATGCGCTCCGGGCTGTCCCCGGCGGCGTCGTTGGCCTTCTTGCTGGCGGCACCTTCGCTCAATCCGGTCGTCATCGTCTCCACGGCCGTGGCCTTCAACGCCATGATCGAGATGGCCTGGGCGCGTTTCTTCGCCTCCCTGCTCGCCGTGATTCTCGCCGGCTGGGCATGGATCATCCTGGGCGATAACCGACTCATGAAGGACCGGCTCGGCGAACAAACCCAGGAGGACATCGACCACCACCGCGCCGAAATGCAAGGACGCACCGCCGCCCAGAAATGGGCCACGTTCCAGGCGGCCGCGCTGCACGACCTCACCCAGGCCGGATCCTTCCTCGTCCTCGGTGCCATGGTCGCCGGCCTGGTCAAGGTCGTCATCCCCGCCCAATGGTTCCTCACTCTTGCTCGCCAACCCGCGCTGGTGATCCTCGTCATGGCGCTCTTCGCCATCCTGCTCTCGCTCTGCTCCGAAGCCGACGCGTTCGTCGCCGCGTCGTTTACCGCCGTGTCCCCCACCGCCCAACTCGTGTTCCTCGTTGTCGGCCCCGTGGTGGACATCAAGCTCATTGCCATGCAAGGCGGATCCTTCGGGTGGGCCTTCACTCGACGCTTCGTGCCCATCGTCTTAGTCTGCGCGATCCTCTCCGCCTCGCTTGTCGGAATGATTATCTTCGGCAGGTTCTAA